The Gammaproteobacteria bacterium genome has a window encoding:
- a CDS encoding ankyrin repeat domain-containing protein, which translates to MRRITNGLVLLLCATLLTACDKNTPLMEQVMDRNTDAVKKSLAEGADVNARNNFGWTALMHAARQGDAETMSLLLARGAEVDAADDGGWTPLMRAAMKGHAPAVKLLLEHGADVKRQTKEGWAALHWAAQQGHEDVVRMLVAAGADLKVATQDGWTPQMIAQKEGHAELGNWINRELEQRGKEH; encoded by the coding sequence ATGAGACGGATAACTAATGGCTTGGTGCTGTTGCTGTGTGCAACGCTGTTAACCGCGTGCGATAAAAATACGCCCCTGATGGAGCAGGTGATGGACCGCAATACCGATGCGGTCAAAAAATCATTGGCCGAGGGTGCGGATGTTAACGCGCGCAACAATTTTGGCTGGACGGCCTTGATGCACGCCGCGCGTCAGGGCGATGCCGAAACCATGTCGCTGTTACTGGCGCGTGGTGCGGAAGTGGATGCCGCCGATGACGGCGGATGGACGCCATTGATGCGGGCAGCGATGAAGGGACATGCCCCGGCCGTCAAGCTGTTGCTTGAGCATGGCGCCGACGTAAAGCGCCAGACCAAAGAGGGCTGGGCGGCCTTGCATTGGGCGGCGCAACAAGGACACGAAGATGTGGTGCGAATGTTGGTCGCAGCAGGCGCCGACCTTAAGGTGGCGACCCAAGATGGCTGGACGCCGCAAATGATCGCTCAGAAAGAAGGGCATGCGGAGTTGGGTAACTGGATCAATCGTGAATTGGAGCAGCGTGGCAAGGAACATTAA
- a CDS encoding tetratricopeptide repeat protein: MTTSPTSNNQIIDLLRQAMTWHQQGQLQNALELYQRVLHLAPDNFPALFSLGALLGQMRRLDEAATYFAKAVVVEPKDFSAHFNLGMALEQLGRFEESLASYSNAAALKPDYPNIYNNLGNIQKILRRFEEALANYDQALALNQDLADVHNNRGNVLIDLQRHDEALASFKKAIALRPDFAMAYYNMGNLLNMLGRHNEALSSYDKVIAINPEYAAAYNNRGLILQQKFKRYDEALVSFNKAISVHQKFTEAYYNRGVLFSEIGKLEDAVFNYDMAVSLDLDNPIAYNNRGNALRGLRRYEESLSSFNKAISLKQDFKEAYYSRGVLFNDIKRLDLAMNDYNKALSLEKDYPKANFNKGILELLLGNFEEGWPLYEGRWVIGQQSLCIGHGKKPLWLGGQPVANKTMLVCLEQGLGDFIQFVRYIPMIEAMGANVILEVHAALVPLIRTLNGSFKIITKGEALPDSDCYCPIMSLPLAFRTTLETIPNEVPYLSTIPQKQIEWQRRLGSKVRTRVGLAWSGTSDHKNDYNRSISLRHLSPLLDLDIEFHSLQKEIRADDEAILMNSPIHAHQEELLDFADTAALISELDLVISVDTSVAHLAGALGKPVWILLPYVPDFRWLLERSDSPWYPTARLFRQDRLGDWANVIDKVLAELKAAN, from the coding sequence ATGACGACCTCGCCGACATCCAATAATCAAATCATTGACCTGCTCAGGCAAGCGATGACCTGGCATCAACAGGGGCAGCTGCAGAATGCCCTGGAGCTGTATCAACGCGTACTTCATCTTGCCCCTGATAATTTTCCTGCATTATTCAGTTTGGGCGCGCTGCTTGGTCAGATGCGGCGTCTGGATGAGGCCGCGACTTATTTTGCAAAAGCGGTCGTCGTTGAACCTAAGGATTTTTCCGCGCACTTTAATCTCGGGATGGCGCTGGAACAACTTGGGCGGTTCGAAGAGTCCTTGGCAAGTTACAGCAATGCAGCTGCATTAAAGCCGGATTATCCAAATATTTATAACAACCTGGGTAACATTCAGAAGATTCTCCGCCGTTTCGAGGAAGCCTTGGCGAATTATGATCAGGCACTTGCGTTAAACCAGGATTTGGCAGACGTCCATAACAACCGTGGAAATGTTTTGATCGACCTTCAACGGCATGACGAAGCGTTAGCCAGCTTCAAAAAGGCAATTGCACTGAGACCAGACTTTGCAATGGCTTATTACAATATGGGCAATTTGCTCAATATGCTTGGCAGGCATAATGAAGCTTTGAGTAGTTATGACAAGGTAATCGCCATCAATCCGGAGTATGCGGCGGCCTATAACAACCGAGGGTTGATCCTTCAGCAAAAGTTCAAGCGTTATGACGAAGCTCTGGTCAGTTTTAATAAAGCAATATCCGTACACCAAAAGTTTACAGAGGCTTACTATAATCGTGGTGTTCTGTTTAGCGAAATAGGAAAACTTGAGGATGCCGTTTTTAATTATGATATGGCGGTTTCTCTCGATCTCGATAATCCAATCGCATATAACAATCGTGGCAATGCCCTGCGTGGGCTGCGACGCTACGAAGAATCGTTGTCAAGCTTCAATAAAGCAATCTCTTTAAAACAAGATTTTAAAGAAGCCTATTACAGTCGCGGCGTTTTGTTTAATGATATCAAGCGGCTCGATCTTGCCATGAATGATTATAACAAGGCGCTTTCCCTCGAAAAGGATTATCCCAAGGCCAATTTCAACAAGGGTATTCTTGAATTGCTTTTGGGGAACTTTGAAGAAGGATGGCCGCTTTATGAAGGTCGCTGGGTTATAGGCCAGCAAAGCCTTTGTATCGGACATGGCAAAAAGCCATTATGGTTGGGAGGCCAACCAGTGGCCAACAAAACCATGCTCGTGTGCCTTGAGCAAGGCCTTGGCGATTTTATTCAATTTGTGCGTTACATTCCCATGATTGAAGCTATGGGCGCGAATGTTATTTTGGAAGTTCATGCGGCACTCGTGCCACTGATTCGCACGCTGAATGGTTCATTTAAAATAATTACAAAAGGGGAGGCGCTGCCCGATTCTGACTGCTACTGCCCCATCATGAGCTTGCCATTAGCATTTAGAACCACCCTTGAGACGATTCCAAATGAAGTGCCCTACCTTTCAACCATTCCACAAAAGCAGATCGAATGGCAAAGGCGGCTTGGATCTAAAGTAAGGACACGAGTGGGCCTTGCATGGTCAGGAACGTCAGATCATAAAAATGATTACAATCGCAGTATTTCTCTCCGGCATCTAAGTCCCCTGCTGGATTTGGATATTGAATTTCATTCGCTGCAAAAAGAAATCAGAGCCGATGACGAGGCGATCTTGATGAATTCACCGATTCACGCCCATCAGGAAGAGTTGCTCGACTTCGCCGACACCGCCGCCCTAATCTCGGAGTTGGACCTGGTGATTTCCGTGGATACTTCAGTCGCACATCTTGCGGGTGCGTTGGGGAAGCCTGTCTGGATTTTGCTACCTTACGTGCCAGATTTTAGGTGGTTATTGGAGAGAAGTGATAGTCCTTGGTATCCCACGGCACGCCTATTCAGGCAAGATCGTCTTGGGGATTGGGCGAACGTGATAGATAAAGTGCTTGCGGAATTAAAAGCCGCTAATTAG
- a CDS encoding hemin receptor: MSITSRQITLIQRSFAKVEPIADAAAEIFYKKLFEYDPSLRRMFKNDMKDQGRKLMAVLTVAVGSLTNLDQLVPTLHKLAERHAGYGVKPEDYTPVGNALLYTLKKGLGDEFTPELREAWISVFRLVANTMREHSYPSFDARTFKNMKRYNR; encoded by the coding sequence ATGTCGATAACGTCACGCCAAATCACCCTCATCCAACGCAGTTTTGCCAAGGTGGAGCCTATTGCCGATGCGGCGGCGGAGATTTTTTATAAAAAGTTATTTGAATATGATCCCTCGTTGCGAAGAATGTTTAAAAACGACATGAAAGATCAGGGGCGAAAATTGATGGCGGTGCTTACAGTCGCCGTGGGATCGTTGACCAATCTTGACCAGCTGGTGCCGACGTTGCACAAATTAGCCGAACGACATGCGGGTTACGGAGTAAAGCCGGAAGACTACACGCCAGTGGGAAATGCCCTGCTCTATACCTTGAAAAAAGGATTGGGCGATGAGTTTACGCCGGAATTGCGCGAGGCGTGGATAAGCGTTTTCCGGCTCGTCGCCAACACAATGCGAGAGCATAGCTACCCGAGTTTTGACGCGCGTACGTTTAAGAATATGAAACGATACAATCGTTAA